A portion of the Bacteroides faecium genome contains these proteins:
- a CDS encoding TonB-dependent receptor, with protein sequence MKRLLTLFFFCTLLLPLLQAQPVHQIKGTVIDKNSRQPLEFINVMVIGLNKGGVTDAEGHFTIEQVPPGIYRLQATAIGYKSVTTPEYILSTRNLNIPIEMEENLTELEGVTVTASPFRRDMESPVSLRIIGLQEIEKSPGANRDISRIVQSYPGVAFSPIGYRNDLIVRGGSPFENRFYLDGVEIPNINHFSTQGASGGPVGILNADLIREVNFYTGAFPTDKGNALSSVLDFKLRDGDMERNSLKATLGASEVSLASNGHIGKKTSYLVSVRQSYLQFLFDMLDLPFLPTFTDAQFKLKTRFDERNELTVLGLGGIDNMRLNTKADSEDNEYILSYLPKIKQETFTLGAVYRHYAGAHVQSLVVSHSYLNNRNTKYRQNDESIPENLMLRLRSTEQETKFRFENNSSFRNWKINLGVNLDYSQYSNTTFQKVYTNQAQTFDYHTYLGILRWGLFGTISYSSMDDRFTASLGLRADANNYSSAMKSLSDQLSPRISLSYQLTDHWFVSGNAGLYYQLPPYTALGFKNNNGTYANKYNLRYMKVSQESLGISWRKGDSFEVSVEGFYKDYDKIPLSIADGIPLACKGNDYGVVGNELLASTAQGRSYGAEILVKWLIAKKLNLASSFTLFKSEYRNDKESEYIASAWDNRFIFNLRGTYNLPHQWSVGMKVSCIGGAPYTPYDEKKSSLVSAWDAQGKAYYDYSRYNKERLPAFAQADIRIDKTFYLKHCMLGFYIDLQNITMSKLKQQDVLMSTGIVENPEAPADSRHYRMKRIEQSSGTLLPTLGITFEY encoded by the coding sequence ATGAAAAGACTTCTGACACTTTTCTTTTTTTGCACCTTATTACTCCCCCTGCTGCAAGCACAGCCTGTGCATCAAATAAAGGGAACAGTGATTGACAAGAACAGTCGTCAACCATTGGAGTTCATCAATGTGATGGTTATCGGGCTGAACAAAGGCGGTGTCACCGATGCAGAAGGACATTTCACGATTGAACAAGTACCTCCCGGCATCTATCGCCTACAAGCAACAGCCATCGGCTATAAAAGTGTCACCACTCCCGAATACATTCTTTCCACCCGAAACCTGAATATCCCGATTGAGATGGAAGAGAACCTGACCGAACTCGAAGGAGTCACCGTCACCGCATCTCCTTTCCGCCGTGATATGGAAAGTCCCGTCAGTCTGCGTATTATCGGACTACAAGAAATAGAAAAGAGCCCGGGAGCTAACCGTGACATTTCACGTATCGTACAGTCTTATCCCGGAGTCGCCTTCTCACCGATAGGCTACCGCAATGACCTTATCGTGCGTGGCGGTTCTCCTTTCGAAAACCGCTTTTATCTGGACGGAGTGGAAATACCCAATATTAATCATTTCAGCACACAAGGAGCATCCGGCGGTCCCGTAGGCATCCTCAATGCCGACTTGATACGTGAAGTGAACTTCTACACCGGAGCTTTCCCCACCGACAAAGGAAATGCGCTCAGTTCGGTGCTCGACTTCAAACTGCGTGACGGAGATATGGAACGCAACTCACTGAAGGCAACTCTCGGTGCTTCCGAAGTCTCCCTCGCTTCCAACGGGCATATAGGGAAAAAGACCTCTTATCTGGTATCCGTGCGCCAATCCTACTTGCAATTCCTGTTTGACATGCTCGACCTGCCTTTCCTGCCGACTTTCACCGACGCCCAATTCAAACTGAAAACCCGCTTCGACGAACGGAACGAACTCACCGTACTGGGACTGGGCGGCATCGACAACATGCGTCTGAATACGAAAGCCGACAGCGAAGACAACGAATATATTCTCAGCTATCTGCCCAAAATCAAACAGGAGACATTTACGCTGGGCGCTGTATATCGCCATTATGCAGGCGCGCATGTACAATCACTGGTTGTCAGCCACAGTTATCTGAACAACCGCAACACGAAATATCGCCAGAACGACGAAAGCATTCCAGAGAATCTGATGCTCCGCCTTCGTTCCACCGAACAGGAAACCAAATTCCGTTTCGAGAACAATTCTTCTTTCCGAAATTGGAAAATCAATCTTGGAGTGAATCTGGATTACAGCCAATATTCCAATACTACCTTCCAGAAAGTATATACCAACCAGGCACAAACGTTCGACTATCACACCTATTTAGGTATTTTGCGCTGGGGACTTTTCGGAACCATCAGTTATTCGTCAATGGACGACCGTTTCACGGCCTCTTTAGGACTAAGAGCGGATGCCAATAATTATTCGTCGGCAATGAAGTCGCTCTCCGACCAACTGTCTCCACGCATATCACTCTCTTACCAACTGACCGACCACTGGTTTGTCAGCGGAAACGCGGGACTTTACTACCAGCTTCCCCCTTACACGGCTCTCGGCTTTAAGAACAATAACGGGACGTATGCCAACAAATACAATCTCCGCTACATGAAAGTCAGCCAGGAAAGCCTGGGGATCAGTTGGCGCAAAGGAGATTCGTTCGAAGTCTCCGTCGAAGGATTCTACAAAGATTATGATAAGATACCCCTCTCTATTGCAGACGGGATTCCGCTTGCCTGCAAAGGGAATGACTACGGAGTAGTCGGAAATGAATTACTGGCTTCCACCGCGCAGGGACGTTCCTACGGCGCAGAGATTCTAGTGAAATGGCTCATTGCCAAGAAGCTTAACCTTGCTTCTTCCTTTACCTTATTTAAAAGTGAATACCGCAACGACAAAGAGAGCGAGTACATCGCGTCTGCATGGGACAACCGGTTTATCTTCAACCTGCGCGGGACTTATAATCTCCCCCATCAATGGAGCGTCGGAATGAAAGTGAGTTGTATCGGCGGTGCTCCCTACACGCCTTATGACGAGAAGAAATCATCGCTTGTATCCGCATGGGATGCGCAAGGAAAAGCGTACTATGATTATTCGAGATACAATAAAGAACGCCTTCCCGCTTTTGCACAGGCAGACATCCGCATCGACAAGACATTCTATCTGAAACATTGTATGCTGGGATTTTATATCGACCTGCAAAATATCACCATGAGTAAACTGAAACAGCAGGATGTACTTATGAGCACGGGGATTGTCGAAAACCCGGAAGCTCCCGCCGATAGCAGGCACTATCGGATGAAGCGGATTGAACAATCGAGCGGGACATTACTACCAACCTTAGGAATCACATTTGAATATTAA
- a CDS encoding putative signal transducing protein, whose translation MKTVKLITCNDAMQAHILQGALENEGIESVLHNENFSSLYRNCVNSIAGVDILVIEEDYEKAVQVLKDNESWPEELTLCPYCGTPDIKMVLKKGKRLRAIGAIISAIFMGMVLLGNKSWEYTCRRCHKNFDMPVSKFPPSKKKEE comes from the coding sequence ATGAAGACTGTAAAATTGATAACTTGCAATGACGCGATGCAGGCGCATATCCTACAGGGAGCGTTGGAGAATGAGGGGATTGAGTCTGTTCTGCATAATGAGAACTTCTCATCCTTATATCGGAATTGTGTGAACAGCATAGCAGGAGTGGATATTTTAGTGATAGAGGAAGACTATGAAAAGGCAGTTCAGGTGCTGAAGGATAACGAGAGTTGGCCGGAAGAATTGACGCTTTGTCCCTATTGTGGTACACCGGATATAAAGATGGTGCTAAAAAAAGGGAAACGGTTGCGTGCGATTGGCGCGATAATTTCTGCGATATTTATGGGAATGGTCCTACTGGGAAACAAGAGTTGGGAATATACTTGTAGACGTTGTCATAAGAATTTTGATATGCCTGTTTCCAAATTCCCGCCTTCGAAGAAAAAGGAAGAATGA
- a CDS encoding alpha/beta hydrolase, with protein MNKRNFLLALLLLVLVAPSFAARVDTLLVKSPSMNKDVQVIVVTPDVALGKKAVACPVIYLLHGYGGNAKTWIQVKPNLPQIADEKGIIFVCPDGKNSWYWDSPKNPSYRYETFVSSELVKYIDEHYKTIADRKGRAITGLSMGGHGAMWNAIRHKDTFGAGGSTSGGMDIRPFPLNWEMAKQLGEFAHNKKSWDEHTVINQIDKIENGDLAIIIDCGESDFFLNVNKDLHNRLLARKINHDFTTRPGGHTGKYWNNSIDYQILFFDKFFKK; from the coding sequence ATGAATAAGAGAAATTTTCTGTTAGCTTTATTATTATTAGTACTGGTAGCGCCTTCTTTTGCTGCCCGGGTAGATACCTTATTAGTTAAAAGTCCTTCCATGAATAAAGATGTGCAGGTGATAGTCGTTACTCCAGATGTTGCACTGGGGAAGAAAGCAGTGGCTTGTCCCGTCATCTATCTGTTGCACGGTTACGGCGGAAATGCAAAGACATGGATTCAGGTAAAGCCGAATCTTCCGCAGATTGCGGATGAAAAAGGAATTATCTTTGTTTGTCCGGACGGAAAGAATAGCTGGTACTGGGATAGTCCGAAAAATCCGTCTTACCGTTACGAAACCTTTGTCTCATCGGAACTGGTGAAGTATATTGACGAGCATTACAAGACGATTGCCGACCGGAAAGGACGTGCCATCACCGGCTTGAGCATGGGCGGACACGGGGCGATGTGGAATGCTATCCGTCATAAAGATACGTTTGGTGCAGGCGGAAGTACCAGTGGTGGAATGGATATTCGTCCGTTCCCGTTAAACTGGGAGATGGCGAAGCAGTTGGGGGAATTTGCACATAATAAGAAGTCATGGGACGAACATACGGTTATCAATCAGATTGACAAGATAGAGAACGGGGATTTGGCAATCATTATCGACTGTGGTGAATCGGACTTTTTTCTGAATGTGAACAAGGATTTGCACAACCGCCTGCTGGCTAGAAAGATTAATCATGATTTCACTACCCGTCCGGGCGGACATACCGGAAAGTATTGGAATAACTCTATTGATTACCAAATCCTGTTCTTCGATAAGTTTTTCAAGAAATAA
- a CDS encoding DUF4595 domain-containing protein, whose protein sequence is MKKIVVLLLAILAFSCSDDEKETGEGNRQWSMIFNENVKNDSKPVDKTEKFTFDGECLIQHIIKQRYFEEEISHEVNLSYSDNLVTVASDYLTLIYTLNSESYASQCTYTSSSQNRIYLFSYSIEGYLTGITESIDGTEYSSTSLTYDNGDITSISSTLNGFENKFIYEPGEESSKYHLPCLGLLEIHPLTFHIEALYAGLLGKAPRHFTARSFPAEGDNEQTIYTYEFDKEGNPQKMGCQTTYAKGESGYYPYTRNISISFE, encoded by the coding sequence ATGAAAAAAATAGTTGTTTTATTACTGGCAATATTGGCATTCAGTTGTTCGGATGATGAAAAGGAGACAGGAGAAGGTAACAGACAATGGTCTATGATTTTCAACGAAAACGTCAAGAACGATTCAAAACCTGTAGACAAAACAGAGAAATTCACGTTCGATGGAGAGTGCCTGATCCAACATATTATAAAGCAACGATATTTCGAAGAAGAAATCAGCCACGAAGTAAATTTGAGCTACTCTGACAATCTAGTAACAGTTGCTAGTGACTATCTCACTTTAATATATACATTGAACAGTGAAAGCTATGCCAGCCAATGCACATATACTTCGTCTTCGCAAAATCGTATCTATTTATTTTCTTACTCTATAGAAGGATATTTAACCGGAATTACCGAAAGCATTGATGGAACAGAATATTCATCAACATCACTAACCTACGATAATGGAGATATAACATCTATCAGTTCCACCTTGAACGGCTTTGAAAATAAGTTCATTTATGAACCGGGAGAGGAAAGTTCAAAATACCATCTGCCATGTCTAGGTTTATTAGAGATACATCCTCTGACATTCCATATTGAAGCTCTTTATGCAGGATTATTAGGTAAGGCTCCGCGCCATTTCACAGCACGTAGTTTTCCGGCAGAAGGCGATAATGAACAAACGATCTATACATATGAGTTTGATAAAGAAGGAAATCCCCAAAAGATGGGTTGTCAAACTACCTATGCCAAAGGAGAGTCCGGTTATTATCCATACACACGCAACATCTCCATTTCTTTCGAATAA
- a CDS encoding S41 family peptidase — translation MMTNLRKIILIPALVIVFISGFFSCGVDRWPEYAHMTALDTWMYDIMQQNYLWYQDLPSYDDVNLFQEPATFLSKVKSKNDSYSFVDSVMETPLPSYGFDYSLVRNPDIDTAYNALITYVIPGSPAATVLKRGDWIVKVDTSYISKKYESQLLQGIKPLEVTLGKYQLVPPTEPPVEGEEEEDIYRVVPVGEPVEIGAAVPLVDNPIHCKEILTLTDGTKAGYLMYNSFTAGTKDNLEKYNTELREWSNELYQKNINKVILDLRYNKGGSIECAQLLSTMLVSSYYLNQTMAFLEYNDKNTDKDVTLTFDSELLSPSGKNLDLATLIVLISGETTGAPEMLMHCLNGKIQKLIAIGSSTKGQNVATEQFINEEFQWSVNPVVATIYDSEHDTYPGFKPTYAVNASTDYLTFLPFGDEKEALLSVALGVLNGTYPPKEEETEETTKAQFKIEKSAISPASRRFTGGLRLK, via the coding sequence ATAATGACAAATTTAAGAAAGATAATCCTTATACCTGCCCTGGTTATCGTATTTATCAGCGGCTTTTTCTCCTGCGGTGTCGACCGTTGGCCAGAGTATGCCCACATGACTGCATTGGACACGTGGATGTACGACATCATGCAACAGAATTATCTGTGGTATCAAGACCTACCTTCCTATGATGATGTGAACCTGTTTCAGGAACCTGCTACGTTCCTGTCTAAAGTAAAATCGAAAAACGACAGTTATTCGTTCGTGGATTCCGTGATGGAGACTCCGCTGCCTAGTTACGGATTTGATTATTCACTAGTCCGCAACCCGGATATAGATACAGCTTACAATGCATTGATTACTTATGTTATTCCCGGTTCGCCAGCAGCTACCGTACTGAAACGAGGTGACTGGATTGTAAAAGTAGACACCTCTTATATTAGTAAAAAATATGAGAGCCAACTGCTACAAGGAATAAAACCTTTGGAAGTAACTTTGGGCAAATATCAACTTGTGCCCCCCACAGAGCCTCCAGTAGAAGGTGAGGAAGAAGAAGATATTTACCGGGTTGTACCGGTAGGCGAACCGGTAGAAATAGGTGCAGCCGTACCGCTAGTTGACAACCCAATTCACTGCAAGGAAATTTTAACGCTGACTGACGGCACAAAAGCAGGTTATTTGATGTACAACAGTTTTACAGCAGGGACGAAAGATAATCTGGAAAAATACAATACCGAATTACGCGAATGGTCGAACGAACTCTATCAAAAGAATATCAATAAAGTGATACTCGACTTGCGATATAATAAAGGGGGGAGCATTGAATGTGCGCAACTATTAAGCACCATGCTTGTATCTTCCTATTATCTTAACCAAACAATGGCATTCCTTGAATATAATGATAAAAACACAGATAAGGATGTGACTCTGACATTTGATTCGGAACTATTAAGTCCTTCCGGCAAAAATCTGGATTTAGCAACCCTTATCGTTCTGATTAGTGGAGAAACAACAGGGGCTCCGGAAATGTTGATGCACTGCCTAAACGGAAAGATTCAGAAATTAATAGCTATCGGTAGTTCAACTAAAGGACAAAATGTAGCTACGGAACAATTCATCAACGAAGAATTCCAATGGTCAGTCAATCCGGTTGTAGCTACTATCTATGACTCTGAGCATGATACTTATCCCGGATTCAAACCAACATACGCAGTCAATGCTTCAACAGACTACTTAACTTTCCTGCCTTTCGGTGATGAAAAAGAAGCTTTGTTGAGTGTCGCTCTCGGAGTATTGAACGGGACTTATCCACCTAAAGAAGAAGAAACCGAAGAAACGACAAAAGCACAATTCAAAATAGAGAAAAGTGCAATAAGCCCGGCAAGCAGACGGTTTACCGGTGGATTACGACTAAAATAA
- the mnmA gene encoding tRNA 2-thiouridine(34) synthase MnmA has product MDIAALLSGGVDSSVVVHLLCEQGYKPTLFYIKIGMDGAEYMDCSAEEDIELSAATARKYGLSLEVVDLHREYWDNVAAYAIDKIKKGLTPNPDVMCNKLIKFGCFEQRIGKDFDYTATGHYATTLERNGKTWLGTAKDPIKDQTDFLAQIDYLQVSKLMFPIGGLMKHEVREIALNAGLPSARRKDSQGICFLGKIDYNDFVRRFLGEKEGAIIELETGKKIGTHRGYWFHTIGQRKGLGLSGGPWFVIKKDIQENIIYVSHGYGVETQYGNEFRINDFHFITDNPWTEQNKELDITFKIRHTPEFTKGKLVQEGEKQFRILSSEKLQGIAPGQFGVVYDEAAEICVGSGEIFC; this is encoded by the coding sequence ATGGATATAGCTGCATTATTATCAGGGGGTGTCGACAGTTCGGTTGTCGTACATCTCCTTTGCGAACAGGGATACAAGCCGACTCTTTTCTATATTAAGATTGGCATGGACGGAGCGGAGTATATGGATTGCTCGGCAGAGGAAGATATTGAGTTGTCTGCTGCTACGGCCCGAAAGTACGGTCTGTCTTTGGAAGTGGTGGATTTGCATCGGGAGTATTGGGACAATGTGGCGGCATACGCTATTGACAAGATTAAGAAAGGGCTGACGCCGAACCCCGATGTAATGTGTAACAAGCTGATTAAGTTCGGTTGTTTTGAACAGCGTATCGGAAAGGATTTCGACTATACAGCGACCGGTCATTACGCTACTACCTTGGAACGTAATGGCAAAACCTGGCTTGGCACTGCCAAAGACCCCATAAAAGACCAGACTGACTTCCTTGCACAAATTGATTACCTGCAAGTCTCCAAACTGATGTTCCCTATTGGTGGACTGATGAAGCATGAAGTGCGCGAAATAGCGCTAAATGCGGGATTGCCGAGTGCCCGGAGAAAAGATAGTCAGGGTATTTGCTTTCTCGGAAAGATAGACTATAATGATTTTGTCCGTCGTTTCCTTGGAGAAAAGGAAGGGGCGATAATTGAACTTGAAACAGGAAAGAAAATAGGTACACATCGCGGCTATTGGTTCCATACCATCGGACAGCGCAAGGGACTTGGGTTGAGTGGTGGCCCCTGGTTTGTAATAAAGAAAGATATTCAGGAAAATATTATTTATGTATCCCACGGTTATGGCGTGGAAACGCAATATGGCAATGAGTTCCGAATCAACGACTTCCATTTTATTACGGACAACCCCTGGACAGAACAGAATAAGGAATTGGACATAACCTTTAAAATCCGTCATACTCCGGAATTTACCAAAGGTAAACTAGTGCAGGAAGGAGAAAAACAATTTCGCATCTTATCTTCTGAAAAGTTACAGGGCATTGCTCCGGGACAGTTTGGAGTTGTTTACGATGAAGCTGCGGAAATTTGTGTGGGGAGCGGGGAAATCTTCTGTTAA
- a CDS encoding type II toxin-antitoxin system RelE/ParE family toxin, translating to MNYEIIVKPTFQREAKKLAKHYSSFKEDFTSLIDELEQNPQLGTDLGHGLRKVRMKITSKGKGKSGGARVITFTLVVSQQDAVLNLLYIYDKADRASISEKEIEQLLKQNGLK from the coding sequence ATGAATTATGAAATTATAGTTAAGCCGACATTTCAGCGAGAAGCTAAGAAGTTGGCGAAGCATTATTCCTCTTTTAAAGAGGATTTTACCTCATTAATAGATGAACTGGAACAGAATCCTCAACTTGGGACGGACTTGGGGCATGGCTTGCGTAAGGTTCGAATGAAAATAACTTCAAAAGGTAAGGGTAAAAGTGGAGGAGCGAGAGTTATTACTTTTACTTTAGTTGTTTCCCAACAGGATGCAGTTTTAAATCTTCTCTATATTTATGATAAAGCAGATAGGGCTTCTATATCCGAAAAGGAAATTGAGCAGCTTTTGAAACAGAATGGACTGAAATAG
- a CDS encoding helix-turn-helix transcriptional regulator — protein sequence MREFIIADNQDISKAGMMFLLSKQKDVSALLEADNKAELIQQLRLYPQAVIVLDYTLFDFAGADELIVLQERFKEADWILFSDELSLGFLRQILFSSMAFGVVMKDNSKEEIITSIQCATRKQRYICNHVSNLLLSGNASPIAAPVVDDHLLTQTEKNILKEIALGKTTKEIAAEKNLSFHTINSHRKNIFRKLGVNNVHEATKYAMRAGIVDLAEYYI from the coding sequence ATGAGAGAATTCATCATCGCAGACAATCAGGATATCAGCAAGGCAGGAATGATGTTTCTGCTAAGCAAGCAAAAAGATGTATCCGCTCTTCTTGAAGCTGACAATAAGGCAGAGCTGATTCAGCAACTACGATTGTATCCGCAAGCGGTGATTGTTCTGGATTATACACTGTTCGACTTTGCCGGAGCGGATGAACTTATCGTCCTGCAAGAGCGATTCAAAGAAGCCGACTGGATTCTATTCTCTGACGAGCTTAGTCTTGGCTTTCTTCGGCAAATACTATTCAGCAGCATGGCTTTCGGGGTAGTGATGAAAGATAACTCCAAGGAAGAAATAATAACTTCCATCCAATGCGCTACCCGCAAACAGCGATATATCTGTAATCATGTCAGCAATCTACTGCTTTCTGGTAATGCTTCTCCGATAGCTGCACCAGTGGTAGACGACCATTTGCTGACGCAAACGGAAAAGAATATCCTAAAAGAAATTGCGTTAGGAAAAACAACCAAGGAGATTGCGGCAGAGAAGAATCTTAGTTTCCACACGATTAATAGCCATCGCAAGAATATCTTTCGTAAGTTGGGGGTGAATAATGTGCATGAAGCTACCAAATATGCGATGCGGGCGGGGATTGTGGATTTGGCGGAATACTATATCTGA
- a CDS encoding DUF4251 domain-containing protein, whose product MKKFIALLALVLVSASTMMYAQESNAAVRRADRKAQRDAERAKLRAEEQVQDMAAYQQAVQALKNKQFVLEANQVIFRNGMSAFVTSNTNFVLMNGNRATVQTAFNTPYPGPNGIGGVTVDGNSSDMKMNVDKKGNVNCSFSVQGIGISAQVFITMSSGDNNASVTISPNFSNNNLTLNGNIVPLDQSNIFKGRSW is encoded by the coding sequence ATGAAAAAGTTTATTGCATTATTAGCATTAGTATTAGTGAGTGCAAGCACGATGATGTATGCACAGGAAAGTAACGCAGCAGTACGCCGCGCAGACAGAAAAGCTCAAAGAGATGCGGAAAGAGCAAAACTCCGCGCCGAAGAACAGGTGCAGGACATGGCAGCCTATCAGCAAGCTGTACAGGCTTTGAAGAACAAGCAATTTGTATTGGAAGCCAATCAGGTAATCTTCCGTAATGGTATGAGTGCGTTTGTGACTTCAAACACCAACTTCGTTCTGATGAATGGTAACAGAGCTACCGTACAGACTGCTTTCAACACTCCTTATCCCGGCCCTAACGGTATCGGTGGTGTTACAGTAGATGGTAATTCTTCAGATATGAAGATGAATGTCGACAAGAAAGGGAATGTGAACTGCTCTTTCAGCGTTCAGGGTATCGGCATCTCCGCCCAGGTATTTATCACCATGAGCAGTGGAGATAACAATGCTTCAGTTACAATCAGCCCTAACTTCAGCAACAATAACCTGACACTGAACGGAAATATCGTTCCGCTCGACCAGTCAAACATCTTCAAAGGACGTTCCTGGTAA
- a CDS encoding Na+/H+ antiporter NhaC family protein, giving the protein MKKAPSPIVSLIPIIVLILMLVATIHTFGSDALSGGSQVSLLSTTAVCILIGMAFYKIPWKDYEIAITNNVAGVTTAIIILLIIGALSGVWMISGIVPTLIYYGMQIIHPSFFLASTCIICVLISVMTGSSWTTIATIGIALMGIGRAQGFEDGWIAGAIISGAYFGDKVSPLSETTILAASVTDTPLFRHIRYMMITTVPSLIITLIIFTVAGFSHDASNTQHITEVAAALNAKFHITPWLLIVPVATGILIARKVPSIITLFLSTLLAGIFALIFQPDLLREISGMMTSGADSLFKGLMMTVYGATNLHSDNAVLTDLIATRGMSGMMNTVWLILCAMCFGGAMTASGMLGSITSIFVRFMKKTVSVVTATVCSGLFLNLATADQYISIILTGNMFRDIYAKKGYESCLLSRTTEDSVTVTSVLIPWNTCGMTQATILSVPTLVYLPYCFFNIISPLMSIAVAAIGYKIARRS; this is encoded by the coding sequence ATGAAAAAAGCTCCTTCCCCTATTGTATCGCTGATACCGATTATCGTACTCATATTAATGTTAGTGGCCACTATTCACACTTTCGGCAGTGATGCTCTAAGTGGTGGAAGCCAAGTATCATTGCTTAGCACTACCGCTGTGTGCATCCTTATCGGTATGGCTTTTTACAAAATTCCGTGGAAAGATTACGAGATAGCAATTACCAACAATGTGGCCGGAGTGACAACAGCTATCATTATTCTGCTCATTATCGGTGCACTAAGCGGTGTATGGATGATTAGCGGCATAGTACCTACCCTGATTTATTATGGAATGCAAATCATTCATCCCAGTTTCTTCCTCGCATCTACCTGCATCATTTGTGTTCTCATCTCCGTCATGACCGGTAGTTCGTGGACGACAATTGCTACCATCGGTATCGCATTGATGGGTATCGGCAGGGCACAAGGATTTGAGGATGGATGGATTGCGGGAGCCATCATCTCCGGTGCTTATTTTGGAGATAAGGTTTCACCTCTATCGGAAACGACCATATTAGCTGCTTCCGTAACGGATACTCCCCTATTCAGGCATATCCGCTATATGATGATAACGACCGTTCCTTCCCTCATTATCACGCTGATTATTTTCACCGTGGCGGGATTCTCGCACGACGCGAGCAATACGCAGCATATCACGGAAGTGGCAGCCGCACTAAATGCGAAGTTTCATATCACACCTTGGCTATTGATAGTCCCTGTGGCAACGGGAATATTGATTGCCCGGAAAGTTCCTTCCATTATTACCTTGTTTCTGTCTACACTGTTGGCTGGTATTTTTGCTTTAATTTTTCAGCCGGATTTGTTGCGGGAGATTTCAGGGATGATGACTTCCGGTGCCGATTCTCTGTTTAAAGGTCTGATGATGACTGTCTATGGAGCGACTAATTTGCATTCTGACAATGCCGTTCTGACAGATTTAATTGCCACGCGCGGTATGTCGGGGATGATGAATACCGTTTGGTTGATTTTATGTGCGATGTGTTTTGGTGGGGCGATGACAGCCAGTGGCATGCTGGGAAGTATCACTTCCATCTTTGTCCGCTTCATGAAGAAGACAGTCAGTGTGGTTACTGCAACGGTTTGTTCCGGTCTTTTTCTCAATCTGGCAACTGCCGACCAATATATCAGCATCATTCTCACCGGTAATATGTTCCGCGACATTTATGCTAAAAAAGGTTACGAAAGCTGCTTGCTGAGCCGGACTACGGAAGATTCAGTAACCGTTACATCCGTGCTGATTCCATGGAATACCTGCGGAATGACTCAGGCTACAATCCTGAGTGTGCCGACGCTTGTGTACCTCCCCTATTGTTTTTTCAACATTATCAGCCCTTTAATGAGTATTGCCGTCGCAGCTATCGGATATAAAATTGCAAGGCGCTCATGA